The following proteins are co-located in the Bordetella bronchialis genome:
- a CDS encoding GntR family transcriptional regulator, whose product MNAVAAPEGDFKVPRAASVLRHSVTESIRNAILVGRFRPGERLPERELCEMTGVSRTLVREALRQLESEGLIHVIPHRGPVVDRLSPEQAEGIYQVREELEGLACQLFAEHASDAQRKALQEAFQALKRAMTHGTALERLTAKNFFYQQLLDGAGNEALTTTLRLLNSRVMLLRSTSMQAPGRAKKSVAELSDVMDALAARDGKAARRAGSLHVRNAAKVAIEVLRQGDEAAEEESAAAS is encoded by the coding sequence ATGAACGCCGTTGCCGCGCCTGAAGGCGATTTCAAAGTGCCGCGTGCCGCCTCGGTACTGCGGCACAGCGTTACCGAAAGCATACGCAACGCCATTCTGGTGGGCCGTTTCCGGCCGGGCGAACGGCTGCCGGAACGCGAGCTTTGCGAGATGACAGGGGTGAGCCGCACGCTGGTGCGCGAAGCGCTGCGCCAACTGGAATCCGAAGGCCTCATCCATGTGATCCCGCACCGGGGGCCGGTGGTGGACCGGCTGTCGCCGGAGCAGGCCGAAGGCATCTACCAGGTCCGCGAGGAACTGGAAGGCCTGGCCTGCCAACTCTTCGCCGAACATGCCAGCGATGCCCAGCGCAAGGCGCTGCAGGAAGCCTTCCAGGCACTGAAGCGGGCGATGACGCACGGAACGGCGCTGGAACGGCTGACCGCCAAGAATTTCTTCTACCAGCAACTGCTGGATGGCGCGGGGAACGAGGCGCTGACAACAACGCTGCGCCTGCTCAATTCCCGCGTAATGCTGCTGCGATCCACGTCGATGCAGGCGCCGGGACGCGCCAAGAAAAGCGTCGCCGAACTCTCCGACGTGATGGATGCGCTGGCCGCACGAGACGGCAAAGCCGCCCGGCGCGCCGGCAGCCTCCACGTCCGCAACGCCGCAAAAGTCGCCATCGAGGTGCTGCGGCAAGGTGACGAAGCGGCGGAAGAGGAATCCGCGGCGGCATCCTGA